CTTTGCCCCTTTCCAAGCAGATATGTCTTTGATGCATGTTCGATAAAAGAGAAAGTAAACAGGCCGAGAATAGAGAGCACGACTATTACCGTAACGAGCTCAATCATGGTAAAGCCTTTCTTGTTGTTCTCGATCATGAGTTCGGCCTTCTCGTAACGATGGTTGAAATTGTATAATCACTCAATAGACCGGAATACTTGACCGTTACCGTTATTCGTTTATAATTAGGGTTAGGGGTTGTTGTGCTTAAATTGGGATTAATGGATTCAATAACGCATCCGGTCGTATATCCGGCGTCAGGCGCCGCTTCAGCTGTAAAAGTAGTAGGAGGAAAAGCATCAGAGCATGATAAGCCTGTTGGTGGGATGGGAACATTCGGTAGTATGCTAACATACGGGTTATTCGTAATCTCTGCCATTCTCTTGTCAGCATAGAACATGGCTTTCATATAATAATCCGGTCTCGAATAATTGTTCATGACGCTTGTAAACGCCACGAATGAAACGGGCAAGAAAATTGCGCCAATTATTATGAATATTATGAGTTCAATTAAGGTAAATCCTTTATTGTTTGTTCTCATCAATTCAGGCACTCCGAGGCATTACAGGCACTGTTCTTACACTTGCACACATAGCCGGTTATACTGAATACTTTGATATACTGACTGCTTCCAACTGTGACTACCCCTCCGATGGTTGGTTCTCCTAAGGAATCAAATTCGAGAATGTTACTTGGCAAGGTAGTACTTATTACCGTTATATTACCTGCCAAATTTTTCTGTTCAATCACATTGTTGCTTGCATCACGTATACTATACGCGTCCGAACCATTAGTAAACGAAAGCTTCTG
The nucleotide sequence above comes from Syntrophorhabdaceae bacterium. Encoded proteins:
- a CDS encoding prepilin-type N-terminal cleavage/methylation domain-containing protein, encoding MRTNNKGFTLIELIIFIIIGAIFLPVSFVAFTSVMNNYSRPDYYMKAMFYADKRMAEITNNPYVSILPNVPIPPTGLSCSDAFPPTTFTAEAAPDAGYTTGCVIESINPNLSTTTPNPNYKRITVTVKYSGLLSDYTISTIVTRRPNS
- a CDS encoding type II secretion system protein; this translates as MSPEPSTRHCLQKVSALRSQLSALSSPSGFTALELIIVIMVLSVLAASVIIKNPFSIQDYSSMAADQLIADIRYVQIRAMGIGSSQKLSFTNGSDAYSIRDASNNVIEQKNLAGNITVISTTLPSNILEFDSLGEPTIGGVVTVGSSQYIKVFSITGYVCKCKNSACNASECLN